The Streptomyces sp. HSG2 genome has a segment encoding these proteins:
- a CDS encoding ArsO family NAD(P)H-dependent flavin-containing monooxygenase translates to MTRQTDVVVVGGGQAGLAAGYHLRRRGLGLVILDADAAPGGAWQHMWDSLHLFSPAEHSSLPGRLMPAQAGETYPGAGHVVEYLADYEKRYDLPVQQGTRVDAVRRDGDRLLVEADAGTWRARAVISATGTWSRPFLPAVPGRSVFTGRQPHTVNYRRPADFAGQRVVVVGGGNSGAQIAADLALDGDVEVTWVTRRPPRFLPDDIDGRALFDVATARRRALDAGRTDTGGVASLGDIVAVPPVRAARDAGLLTARPMFAQLTATGVRWADGSQSSADVVVWCTGFRPALAHLAPLNLRGPRGHIPTDGTRAVGEPRLHLLGYGDWTSPASATLIGVGRTARDAAREIAGLA, encoded by the coding sequence GTGACCCGGCAGACGGATGTGGTGGTGGTCGGCGGCGGCCAGGCAGGGCTCGCCGCCGGCTACCACCTGCGTCGGCGCGGCCTCGGCTTGGTGATCCTGGACGCCGATGCGGCGCCGGGCGGGGCATGGCAGCACATGTGGGACTCTCTGCACCTGTTCTCCCCGGCCGAGCACTCTTCCCTGCCCGGACGGCTCATGCCCGCCCAGGCGGGTGAGACCTACCCGGGCGCCGGGCACGTGGTGGAGTACCTCGCCGACTACGAGAAGCGCTACGACCTGCCCGTTCAGCAAGGCACTCGCGTGGACGCCGTACGCCGGGACGGTGACCGGCTCCTGGTCGAGGCGGATGCCGGCACCTGGCGGGCCCGTGCGGTCATCAGCGCCACCGGCACCTGGTCGCGGCCGTTCCTGCCCGCCGTCCCCGGCCGGTCCGTCTTCACCGGCCGGCAGCCGCACACGGTGAACTACCGCCGTCCGGCCGACTTCGCCGGGCAGCGTGTCGTCGTGGTCGGCGGCGGGAATTCCGGCGCGCAGATCGCCGCGGACCTCGCCCTGGATGGCGACGTCGAAGTGACGTGGGTGACCCGGCGCCCGCCCCGTTTCCTGCCGGACGACATCGACGGCCGGGCTCTGTTCGATGTCGCCACCGCCCGCCGCCGTGCCCTGGACGCCGGCCGCACCGACACCGGCGGGGTCGCCTCGCTCGGCGACATCGTGGCCGTGCCGCCCGTCCGCGCGGCCCGCGACGCCGGGCTCCTGACCGCGAGGCCGATGTTCGCCCAGCTCACGGCAACCGGTGTCCGGTGGGCTGACGGCAGCCAGAGCAGCGCGGACGTGGTGGTCTGGTGCACCGGCTTCCGCCCGGCACTGGCCCACCTTGCCCCGCTGAACCTGCGGGGTCCGCGCGGGCACATCCCCACCGACGGAACCCGGGCTGTGGGCGAGCCGCGGCTGCACCTGCTCGGCTACGGTGACTGGACCAGCCCGGCCTCGGCCACCCTCATCGGCGTCGGCCGCACCGCCCGCGATGCCGCCCGCGAGATCGCCGGCCTGGCGTGA
- the arsB gene encoding ACR3 family arsenite efflux transporter: MTSTEPTTSPAPTGGTDDSIVKKLSTLDRYLAVWILMAMAVGLGLGRIVPGMNDALAKIEVGGISLPIALGLLVMMYPVLAKVRYDRLDRVTGDKKLMVSSLIINWIVGPAVMFALAWTFLPDLPEYRTGLIIVGLARCIAMVIIWNDLACGDREAAAVLVALNSVFQVLAFGLLGWFYLDLLPRWMNLGDGQGLDVSVWHIALNVIIFLGIPLLAGFLTRRVGEQKLGRADYERKFLPKIGPWALYGLLFTIVVLFALQGKTITSQPLDVVRIALPLLVYFAVMFFGAFLLGKGLGLAYDRTTTLAFTAAGNNFELAIAVAIATFGVTSGQALSGVVGPLIEVPVLIGLVYVALAWRRKFAPGAVTTAP; this comes from the coding sequence GTGACCTCCACCGAGCCCACCACCTCCCCGGCTCCGACTGGCGGTACGGACGACTCGATCGTCAAGAAGCTCTCCACCCTCGACCGCTACCTCGCGGTGTGGATCCTGATGGCCATGGCCGTCGGCCTGGGGCTGGGCCGGATCGTCCCGGGGATGAACGACGCGCTCGCGAAGATCGAGGTCGGCGGGATCTCCCTCCCGATCGCCCTCGGCCTGCTCGTGATGATGTACCCGGTCCTCGCTAAGGTCCGCTACGACCGGCTCGACCGAGTGACCGGCGACAAGAAGCTGATGGTCTCCTCGCTGATCATCAACTGGATCGTCGGCCCGGCGGTCATGTTCGCACTGGCGTGGACCTTCCTGCCGGACCTGCCCGAGTACCGCACCGGCCTGATCATCGTCGGTCTGGCCCGCTGTATCGCCATGGTCATCATCTGGAACGACCTCGCCTGCGGCGACCGTGAGGCCGCGGCCGTCCTCGTCGCCCTCAACTCGGTTTTCCAGGTCCTCGCGTTCGGACTGCTGGGCTGGTTCTACCTCGACCTGCTCCCCCGGTGGATGAACCTCGGCGACGGCCAGGGCCTGGACGTCTCGGTCTGGCACATCGCACTGAACGTGATCATCTTCCTCGGCATCCCACTGCTGGCCGGCTTCCTGACCCGCCGCGTCGGCGAGCAGAAGCTGGGCCGCGCCGACTACGAGCGGAAGTTCCTGCCGAAGATCGGCCCTTGGGCGCTGTACGGGCTGCTGTTCACGATCGTCGTCCTGTTCGCGCTGCAGGGGAAGACGATCACGTCGCAGCCACTGGACGTGGTCCGAATCGCGCTGCCGCTGCTGGTGTACTTCGCGGTCATGTTCTTCGGCGCGTTCCTCCTCGGCAAGGGCCTGGGTCTGGCCTACGACCGCACCACGACCCTGGCGTTCACCGCGGCGGGCAACAACTTCGAGCTGGCCATCGCGGTTGCCATCGCAACCTTCGGCGTCACCTCCGGCCAGGCTCTGTCCGGCGTCGTCGGCCCGCTCATCGAAGTCCCGGTGCTGATCGGCCTGGTCTACGTCGCGCTCGCCTGGCGACGGAAGTTCGCCCCGGGCGCGGTGACGACGGCCCCGTGA
- a CDS encoding metalloregulator ArsR/SmtB family transcription factor — MLTSVDPDVIRVLGDPLRLQIVTLLARETLCTTHLVEETGAKQTNLSNHMKVLREAGIVETEPCGRFTYYKLKPEVLAGLSEQFAELAASALTAAENKRACP, encoded by the coding sequence ATGCTGACTTCAGTCGATCCTGATGTGATCCGAGTGCTGGGCGATCCGCTCCGCCTTCAGATCGTGACCCTGCTCGCGCGCGAGACGCTCTGCACGACGCACCTGGTCGAGGAGACCGGCGCCAAGCAGACCAACCTGTCCAACCACATGAAGGTGCTGCGCGAGGCCGGGATCGTGGAGACCGAGCCGTGCGGCCGTTTCACCTACTACAAGCTCAAGCCCGAGGTCCTGGCCGGCCTATCCGAACAGTTCGCCGAACTCGCCGCCTCCGCCCTCACCGCCGCCGAGAACAAGAGGGCCTGCCCGTGA
- a CDS encoding arsenate reductase ArsC gives MADKPSVLFVCVHNAGRSQMAAAWLTHLAGDRVEVRSAGSDPGDQVNPAAVAAMAEVGIDISQETPKILTIDAVGESDVCITMGCGDTCPVFPGKRYLDWKLEDPAGRGVEAVRPIRDEIKTLVEGLIAEIAPANPEATA, from the coding sequence ATGGCCGACAAGCCGTCCGTCCTGTTCGTCTGCGTCCACAACGCCGGCCGCTCCCAGATGGCCGCCGCGTGGCTGACTCACCTGGCCGGTGACCGCGTCGAGGTCCGCTCCGCCGGCTCCGACCCGGGCGACCAGGTCAACCCGGCGGCCGTCGCCGCGATGGCCGAGGTCGGCATCGACATCTCCCAGGAGACGCCGAAGATCCTCACCATCGACGCGGTCGGCGAGTCCGACGTGTGCATCACCATGGGCTGCGGTGACACCTGTCCCGTCTTCCCCGGCAAGCGCTACCTGGACTGGAAGCTGGAGGACCCGGCCGGCCGGGGCGTCGAAGCCGTACGCCCGATCCGCGACGAGATCAAGACCCTGGTGGAGGGCCTGATCGCCGAGATCGCCCCGGCGAATCCGGAGGCGACGGCGTGA
- the trxB gene encoding thioredoxin-disulfide reductase produces the protein MSEIREVVIIGSGPAGYTAALYTARAQLSPLLFGSSIFVGGPLTTTTEVENFPGFPEGVDGPVLMENMRAQAERFGAEMIDDDIVEVDLAGDIKLLTDSAGTVHRAKTVIVATGSGYRKLGLPNEDELSGRGVSWCATCDGAFFRDRDIVVVGGGDTAMEEATFLTRFARSVTVVHRRSTLRASKAMQDRAFADDKISFAFDSEIAQTKEANGVLGGVVLRDVFTGATRDLDVTGLFIAIGHDPRTELFKGQLDLDDEGYVKVDSPSTRTSLPGVFAAGDVVDHTYRQAITAAGTGAAAALDAERHLAAHGTAETEPETAVVPA, from the coding sequence GTGAGCGAGATACGCGAGGTCGTCATCATCGGCTCCGGCCCCGCCGGATACACCGCCGCCCTCTACACCGCCCGCGCCCAGCTCAGTCCCCTGCTGTTCGGCAGCAGCATCTTCGTCGGCGGGCCGCTGACCACCACGACCGAGGTCGAGAACTTCCCCGGCTTCCCCGAGGGCGTCGACGGCCCCGTCCTGATGGAGAACATGCGGGCTCAGGCCGAGAGGTTCGGCGCCGAGATGATCGACGACGACATCGTCGAGGTGGACCTCGCCGGCGACATCAAGCTTCTCACCGACTCCGCGGGCACCGTCCATCGCGCGAAGACGGTGATCGTCGCGACCGGCTCCGGCTACCGCAAGCTCGGCCTCCCCAATGAGGACGAGCTGTCCGGCCGCGGGGTGTCCTGGTGCGCGACCTGCGACGGGGCCTTCTTCCGTGACCGCGACATCGTCGTAGTCGGCGGCGGCGACACCGCCATGGAAGAAGCCACCTTCCTGACCCGCTTCGCCCGCTCGGTCACCGTCGTCCACCGCCGCTCCACCCTGCGCGCCTCGAAGGCGATGCAGGACCGGGCCTTCGCCGACGACAAGATCTCCTTCGCCTTCGACAGCGAGATCGCCCAGACCAAGGAGGCGAACGGCGTGCTCGGCGGCGTCGTCCTGCGCGACGTCTTCACCGGCGCCACCCGCGACCTGGACGTTACGGGCCTGTTCATCGCCATCGGCCACGACCCGCGCACCGAGCTGTTCAAGGGACAGCTGGACCTCGACGACGAGGGCTACGTCAAGGTGGACTCCCCGTCGACGCGTACGAGTCTGCCCGGGGTGTTCGCCGCCGGCGATGTCGTCGACCACACCTACCGCCAGGCCATCACCGCCGCCGGCACCGGTGCGGCCGCGGCGCTGGACGCCGAGCGCCACCTCGCCGCCCATGGCACGGCCGAGACCGAACCGGAGACCGCTGTCGTCCCGGCCTGA
- a CDS encoding ABC transporter ATP-binding protein — protein MSSDLSSRPDPRPVNGASPGPAGLLTLEGATVRFGGRTALDAVDLAVAEHELVCLLGPSGSGKSTLLRAVAGLRPLDAGRVLLDGRDQTSVPAHRRGVGLMFQDHQLFPQRNVAGNIAFGLRAQGAGRAEQRDRVAELLDLVGLPDAGDRAVSALSGGEQQRVALARALAPRPRLLMLDEPLGQLDRSLRERLVVELREVFGRLGTTVLAVTHDQGEAFALADRVVVMRDGRIVQTGTPLDVWRRPADEFVARFLGFDNVVPGTVTGRVADTPWGEIPVPGGSAQGDRTVLVRPEGVRVLADGPGLRCLVVGRTFQGSRVAVRLRPDRGPLLEAACPLRSAPDPGEDVRVEFDAADTVVLE, from the coding sequence ATGTCGTCCGACCTGTCGAGCCGGCCCGATCCGAGACCGGTGAACGGGGCCTCGCCCGGTCCTGCCGGGCTGCTGACCCTGGAAGGGGCCACCGTGCGTTTCGGCGGGCGAACGGCGCTCGACGCAGTCGACCTGGCGGTGGCCGAGCACGAGCTGGTCTGTCTGCTGGGACCGAGCGGCAGTGGCAAGTCCACCCTGCTGAGGGCCGTGGCGGGACTGCGCCCCCTGGACGCCGGGCGGGTCCTGCTCGACGGCCGAGACCAGACGTCGGTGCCGGCGCACCGGCGTGGAGTGGGCCTTATGTTCCAGGACCATCAGCTCTTCCCTCAACGCAACGTGGCCGGGAACATCGCCTTCGGCCTTCGGGCACAGGGTGCGGGAAGAGCCGAGCAGCGCGACCGCGTCGCGGAGTTGCTCGACCTGGTCGGTCTGCCGGACGCGGGTGATCGGGCGGTATCCGCCCTCTCCGGCGGTGAGCAGCAGCGCGTGGCGTTGGCACGCGCTCTCGCGCCGCGACCTCGCCTGCTGATGCTGGACGAGCCGCTCGGGCAACTCGACCGCTCCCTGCGTGAGCGGCTGGTGGTCGAACTCCGCGAAGTGTTCGGACGCCTCGGCACCACCGTGCTCGCCGTCACCCACGATCAGGGAGAGGCATTCGCGCTCGCGGACCGGGTCGTGGTGATGCGCGACGGCCGGATCGTCCAGACCGGGACCCCCTTGGACGTCTGGCGGCGTCCCGCCGACGAATTCGTGGCCCGGTTCCTCGGATTCGACAACGTGGTCCCGGGCACGGTCACCGGGCGGGTGGCGGACACCCCCTGGGGGGAGATCCCGGTCCCCGGGGGCTCCGCCCAGGGGGACCGGACGGTGTTGGTGCGCCCCGAAGGGGTCCGTGTGCTCGCCGACGGCCCCGGCCTGCGCTGCCTGGTCGTCGGCCGGACCTTCCAGGGCAGTCGTGTCGCCGTTCGCCTCCGCCCCGACCGGGGGCCCTTGCTGGAGGCGGCATGCCCCCTGCGCTCCGCACCCGACCCGGGGGAGGACGTGCGGGTGGAGTTCGACGCCGCCGACACCGTCGTGCTCGAGTGA
- a CDS encoding iron ABC transporter permease, protein MGQVVDVAGPQVAATDGRRSRGDRARLALMILPVLFFGVFFAYPVAAIVARGLRPEGFWELGRIGEVVADPGIRGVLWFTTWQASASTALTLLIALPGAYVFARLDFPGKRLLRAVVTIPFVLPTVVVGTAFLALVGRGGLLDDLWGVRLDTTVWAILLAHVFFNYAVVVRTVGGLWSQLDPRQEEAARMLGASRSRAWRTITLPALAPAVGAASLMVFLFTFTSFGVVQILGGPTFATLEVEIYRQTSQAFDLTTAAVLTLVQFAAVASILAVHAATVRRRETALTLVDAAVTASRPRGVGQWALLVSVLATVVALILLPLGVLVRRSLRAPAWGYYRALTREDGGAFLVPPIEAVGNSLRFAAVATALAVSIGGLAAAALARREAGRWVRGLDALLMLPLGISAVTVGFGFLIALDEPPLDLRSSWMLVPLAQALVGVPFVVRIMVPVLRAVDTRLREAAAVLGATPWRVWREIDLPLVRRALLVAAGFAFAVSLGEFGATVFIARPDDPTLPVAVARLLGRPGETNYGQAMALSTILMIVCAVALLLLERLRTDRTGEF, encoded by the coding sequence ATGGGTCAAGTCGTGGACGTCGCTGGTCCTCAGGTAGCCGCGACGGACGGTCGGCGGTCACGGGGGGACCGCGCACGCCTGGCGCTGATGATCCTCCCCGTGCTGTTCTTCGGGGTGTTCTTCGCCTATCCGGTGGCCGCCATCGTCGCGCGGGGACTGCGCCCCGAGGGCTTCTGGGAGTTGGGCCGGATCGGGGAGGTCGTCGCCGATCCCGGAATCCGGGGTGTGCTCTGGTTCACCACCTGGCAGGCGTCGGCCTCCACGGCGCTCACGCTGTTGATCGCCCTGCCCGGCGCGTACGTGTTCGCCCGCCTGGACTTCCCCGGCAAGCGGCTGCTGCGGGCGGTGGTCACCATTCCCTTCGTCCTTCCCACCGTGGTCGTCGGCACGGCGTTCCTCGCCCTCGTCGGTCGGGGAGGTCTCCTGGACGATCTGTGGGGAGTGCGGCTGGACACGACGGTCTGGGCGATCCTCTTGGCACACGTGTTCTTCAACTACGCCGTCGTCGTCCGCACGGTCGGTGGTCTCTGGTCCCAACTGGACCCTCGGCAGGAGGAGGCCGCCAGGATGCTGGGGGCCTCGCGCAGCCGGGCCTGGCGCACGATCACGCTCCCCGCGCTCGCGCCCGCCGTCGGCGCCGCCTCGCTCATGGTCTTCCTGTTCACCTTCACCTCCTTCGGGGTCGTGCAGATCCTCGGCGGTCCCACCTTCGCCACGTTGGAGGTGGAGATCTACCGTCAGACCTCCCAGGCGTTCGACCTGACGACCGCCGCCGTCCTGACTCTGGTGCAGTTCGCCGCGGTCGCCTCGATCCTCGCCGTCCACGCGGCGACCGTCCGCCGCCGGGAGACCGCCCTGACCCTCGTGGACGCGGCGGTCACCGCGAGTCGCCCCCGAGGCGTCGGGCAATGGGCTCTGCTGGTCTCCGTCCTGGCCACCGTGGTCGCCCTGATACTGCTGCCGCTCGGAGTGCTGGTGCGGCGCTCCTTGCGGGCCCCCGCGTGGGGCTATTACCGGGCCCTGACCCGCGAGGACGGCGGTGCCTTCCTCGTGCCCCCCATCGAGGCGGTGGGCAACTCCCTGCGCTTCGCCGCCGTCGCCACCGCCCTCGCGGTGTCGATCGGGGGTCTCGCCGCCGCCGCCCTGGCCCGCCGGGAGGCCGGCCGATGGGTGCGTGGCCTCGACGCGCTGCTGATGCTGCCGCTCGGGATCTCGGCGGTGACCGTCGGGTTCGGTTTCCTGATCGCCTTGGACGAGCCGCCGCTCGACCTGCGGTCGTCGTGGATGCTGGTGCCTTTGGCCCAGGCCCTGGTCGGGGTGCCGTTCGTGGTGCGGATCATGGTGCCGGTGCTGCGTGCCGTGGACACCCGGCTCCGAGAGGCGGCGGCCGTGCTCGGAGCGACGCCCTGGCGGGTGTGGCGGGAGATCGACCTGCCGTTGGTCCGAAGGGCGCTGCTGGTCGCCGCCGGGTTCGCCTTCGCGGTGTCGCTCGGGGAGTTCGGAGCGACCGTGTTCATCGCTCGTCCCGACGATCCCACGCTCCCGGTGGCCGTGGCACGATTGCTGGGCAGGCCGGGGGAGACGAACTACGGCCAGGCCATGGCCCTGTCGACGATACTCATGATCGTTTGTGCTGTGGCGCTGTTGTTGCTGGAGCGGCTGCGTACCGACCGGACCGGGGAGTTCTGA
- a CDS encoding thiamine ABC transporter substrate-binding protein, with product MGNTDKRWVAALGALGMACGLVACGASGDAADEADGQRSTVTLVSHGSWAVSDDVVAEFEKTSGYRLRVLEDGDAGQAVNKAILTKDNPQGDVFFGVDNTLLSRALENGLFQSYEAEGIDRVLPEYRVDEEERRVTPVDTGDVCVNYDKAYFDERGTPPPDTLDDLVDPEYKDLLVTENAATSSPGLGFLLATAAEYGETGWSDYWEKLRDNGVKVVDGWEQAYNEEFSGSAGGRQAGGERPLVVSYASSPPAEVIFADPQPDTAPTGVATGTCFRQIEYAGLLANAANPEGGKALLDFLVGRTFQEDMPLNMFVYPVREDARIPEAFAEHGPPVANPRTMDPEEIAEHRDAWVKSWTSLVLR from the coding sequence GTGGGGAACACCGACAAGCGATGGGTCGCGGCGCTCGGCGCACTCGGCATGGCCTGCGGGCTGGTCGCCTGTGGCGCGTCCGGAGACGCCGCCGACGAGGCGGACGGCCAGCGGTCGACCGTCACGCTCGTGAGCCACGGCTCGTGGGCGGTATCCGACGACGTGGTCGCCGAGTTCGAGAAGACCTCCGGATACCGCTTGCGCGTCCTGGAGGACGGCGACGCCGGGCAGGCCGTGAACAAGGCGATCCTGACCAAGGACAACCCCCAGGGCGACGTCTTCTTCGGGGTCGACAACACGCTGTTGTCCAGAGCCCTGGAGAACGGCCTGTTCCAGTCGTACGAGGCCGAGGGGATCGACCGGGTGCTGCCCGAGTACCGCGTCGACGAGGAGGAGCGTCGCGTGACGCCCGTCGACACCGGGGACGTCTGCGTCAACTACGACAAGGCCTACTTCGACGAACGCGGGACGCCGCCGCCCGACACCCTCGACGACCTGGTCGATCCCGAGTACAAGGATCTCCTCGTCACCGAGAACGCGGCCACCTCCTCCCCGGGGCTGGGCTTCCTCCTGGCGACGGCCGCCGAATACGGCGAGACCGGATGGTCGGACTACTGGGAGAAGCTGCGCGACAACGGCGTGAAAGTCGTGGACGGCTGGGAACAGGCCTACAACGAGGAGTTCTCCGGTTCCGCCGGAGGGCGTCAGGCCGGTGGAGAGCGCCCGCTCGTGGTCTCCTACGCCTCCTCTCCGCCCGCCGAGGTGATCTTCGCCGACCCGCAGCCGGACACGGCCCCCACCGGAGTCGCGACGGGCACCTGCTTCCGACAGATCGAGTACGCGGGACTGCTGGCCAACGCGGCGAACCCCGAGGGCGGCAAGGCTCTCCTCGACTTCCTCGTGGGGCGGACCTTCCAGGAGGACATGCCACTGAACATGTTCGTGTACCCGGTCCGGGAGGACGCTCGGATACCCGAGGCGTTCGCCGAGCACGGTCCTCCGGTCGCGAACCCCCGGACCATGGATCCGGAGGAGATCGCCGAGCACCGCGACGCATGGGTCAAGTCGTGGACGTCGCTGGTCCTCAGGTAG